DNA sequence from the Vicugna pacos chromosome 35, VicPac4, whole genome shotgun sequence genome:
ACAGGACTGATACATGGTGCTACGTTAACGTTAAGGACTAGCCATCAGAAGACTCCTGTTaacagagagaaagagcaagCCACTGGGTAGGAAAAAACATTCGCAACAAATATGCCCACAAAGGATTTTTACCTAATATGCACAAAGGAACTCCTACAAATTATGCTTTTTAAAGACAAAGTGATAGAAAAacgcaaaagacttgaacaggcaCTTCATAAGAGGATCTCCAAATGGCCAGTTAAGtgttacagggggaaaaaaatctcagtgcTGCTCATCTTCCTCGGAATGGACTGCATATCAGAACAAGATTCCAGCACAGACCTACTGTGCAGGGCTGTGCAACCACCAGTGTGAGCTGGCCCAGCCGCTGGGGAGAACTCACGGCCGTGTCTGCCAAAGCAGACACGTGTCCTATGACCCTGCACTTGTTATAGGTTTCTATCCAACAGATGTGTATTGCTTCTCCTCCCTAGCAGCGTCCTGTTGTGTTCTCTGCTTCCCTGGCCTGTGCGGTGGGTGTCTCTCTCCAGCAGTATTCTGTCAGACCTGCTTGTTGGAACCCAGGCTGAAGACAGTCTCCTTCCTCCCGAGTCAACTTCCTTCAGGATGCCGCTAACATGGCCAAGCTGGTTTGAGCAATTTGCATGTGTTCTGTGCTCACTGTCCCCCAGACAGGTGGATTCTGTGCTTGAGGCTAAAGAGAGGTCTCTAAAACTGGCCACTGCGGGCTCTGTGACGGGCCTGGGTAGGTGGGCATTTGAATGCCTCTGGGATCACAGTGTGAAACGCATTATTCTGCACCATAGGGATCAGCTCTAGTCACCTTTGCTTCCACCATAGTTTTCCTGTTGTTTTTATCAAAGTGCATGCTCACCTTAGAGAGTCAAATCGTTTTATACGGTTTATGAAAAGCATTCACCTTCTGTGTGCCCCTCCCCCATTTCTTACTCACTGGAAGCAGTGACTTTTAACTCATTCctatttctttgttatttcccTTCATTTTCCCCCACTCCTGACATTTTACTCTATatcctttcagtattttttatgtGTGGATAGAGGAAGTATGCATTTATTTAAACCAAGTTAAGACAGCTTCATTTTTCTTATCtgggtttttttcacttaacagtatATTTTTTGAAAACACCATTTAAAATGGCTGTTTAACAGTCCGTCTGTGAATGTGCCCTGACTTGTTCAACCATATCCTTATTGTTGGACATTTTAGGTGGTTTCTTGTTTTCTTGCTACTATAAATACCGATATAATTAATATACTTGTGCGTATctatgtgcgtgtatgtgtgcgtatgtgcatgtgtgtgttgccATAGAGGAATTGACTCACAGATACATGCTTTCTCTCATAACTTTAGTTTTTCCTGTGCTTAATAATAGCTCTGGTTTTATTTGCTTGCTTTGCTCGTGTTCTGTGTTGCGTGTTCTGCTTTGATGTATCCCCGTGGCCTGCTCTGAGCTGGGCTGGTTCACAGCACAGCTGACATCCTGGGGATGTCACCGCTCGCCAGGCGTTCCTGcagctttctctcttctcttctgtctccttGGCTCTGCGTCTTTCTTCTTGgttcctccccccagccccactgcccctgcAGCAGCTTCCTAAGAAAGGCATGCGGTGGGAGCGGGGAGTCCACGGTGCAGACCTtgtgtttttcttaaaaacactGTCATTCTCCTGTAACCTTCACTTGGTCTTAGGTATGGAATTCTAGTTCTGAATTCATCTGGAATTTGGGAGGAATCACAGCATTGTCTCCCGGCTTCCAAGGCTGTGGCTGTTCTGATTCCTCAAGTTTTGTTATGTGACGTGCTTTCCACTCTGGGAGGCTCTCAGGATCAATCCTGGTCTCCAGTGACTGAAACTTCACAGGGCTGGGCCTTGGCATAAGCCAATTTTATTCTTCCTCAGGTCCTTCTCACGGACCCTCCGACCTGGAAACTCGCCTCCTGTTTAAGGAAATTTCCTTGGGTTCTTTCACTTGTTTACTCTGATCATTTCTTCCCCCTTGCTTTTCCTGATTACTCTTTGTGGAACTCATTACTCAGAGGCTGGCCTTCCACACTTATTTTCTAATGatctgcttaaaaaaattttttttgactttttattgtACTTTTCCAGTTTCTCTGCTTGATCTCTaggcttttattttgcttttcatctCCTCTGTTGTAGTTTTAATTTCTGAGGCTCTTTACTGTCTCCGAGTTTTTTAAAACAGCATCCGATTCTTGTTTATGGATTCAGTCTCTCCTGTGATCCCTCTGAGGGTATTCGTGATCATCTTTCTGGATTTTTTCACCGTTCTGCAGAGTTGGCTTCTTGAAAGTTGCCTTTTTTCttcttgtctggttttgatgCGTCTTCCGTGTTAAAGGTGTTTCTCAGGTGCGTGGCAATCATTAGCTGTATGCACACACGTAAGAGCAGGATGTTAAGAAACTGATGAAAACATCTGTGCTGGGGTGTGTTGACTGTGATTTCAACTGGGGGGTGATCTTGCTGAGCTGTTTCACTGGGGAGCCTGTGGTGTCAGCCACTTGGCTCCTGGGCCATTCAGTTCCCCAGAGAAGACCTTTCCCATCCTCTGTCCAGGGGCTTAGTTTGGAGTCAGTAGGGTTCTTGACCATTAACTCAGCCTGTTGCCCTCCCCCACTTCAGATACTTCTTTCACCTTCTTTGAAGAGTAAACATCTAGCTTTCTGTCCAGGTGCCCTAACTGCCCCTGGAAGAGACTCTCGTCCAGTTCTGCTCTTTGCAACATCATCTTAGCCACACTTCCAGAACCGCCCAGCACAGCCACACCCTGTGCTGAGCCTCCGGGGTTggcgggtgggtgggtggggtccCTCCAGGTTGATTCCTGGCTCCCGCAGCTGCTGATTAAAAGTCGCCTTCCTTGGGTCTTCTGAGTCTTACCATCTGTCTTCCTGCCCTCTACCCTCCCAAATGCAATGTTGCTGTCATCTCTCTTCCTGTTACATTTGTCTTTGTGATTTGTGCCTTTGATAAAATGATAATAACAAAGCCCACTTTTGTTTTAGTGAGGTTTCCTGAGGGAGCAGAGATAACTATGTTAGTTCACTGTCTTTAACCAAAGAGTCCCTCATCTGTTACAGGGAAACCAAGTATATCTGTTGGCGCTAAGTTGACAAGGTCCCTCCTGAGGAGGTGCTGACAGATTGCTTTCTTGTTATCGACTCAGTAGGAACCACAAGTCTCTAAGACCCTTTATTTGCTACCCACTTTGGACAGCCTTCTTAGTCATGCAGGTAGAATGGTAAAGAACATACAGGCATAGGTGGGTCGGGGGGTCACCTGAATGGTACCCTCTTCCCAGGTGAGAAATTGGAGGATGCCATGAACTCCACCCCAGGCTCTGTATTGTGGGGTTTTTATCCTCATTCCTAATCCTCAAATCTTTTGCCAGGATGATGAGAGCCTGAAGTACCTCACACACGAGGAAAAGGACGTCCTCCTGTTTTTTGAAGAGACGATTGATTCCCTGGAAGACAACTTTGAGGATCAGGTCCTGAGTGACGGTGATGCCCAGGGCCACTCTCCACAGCCTCTGGAAGAGAGCACTTCCGGTCACTCTGAGCCAGAGGATGTCGTGGACTTGGTGCAGCCGGGATCTGCAGCCGAGGGACCCGAAAGCCTTCGGGATGTGACGGAGGCAGCAGGTGAGGACAGAAGCGCAGATCCCTGACCTTGGACTCGGCGTGTCATGTGGTGCAAGATACAGAGGCCCTCCTTTCTGTTGTGGTTTTGTGTTTCCAGGAGGGACGTTTGGAGGGGCTGATCAGATTTTTGTTTGTAGGGTAGAAACATCCTCCTGGTATTCTGACAGCCCAGCCAAGGAGGAGCCCTTATGACATACTAGGATGAAAACACATGAAGGGAAATTCCAGAAGGGCTAGAAGAAAGAGTGAGACTAACTGGGCAGGCAATTAGATTGTGTACACACATGAAGGAAGAAAACTGGAATTGGCTTCGGGTAACAAGTCCATTCTACAAAGAGAACCTACAAAGGACTTGAACTTTAGCCCTTGAAGTTTAATCTCAGTTCTTGTGCAAGATTATACCCCTCCTCCAAGGTGGGAGTATTTGAACTGAGAAGTCAGCTGgttcaggaaaacagaaaatgatcAAAACATGAAATTCAGCTCAGCATCTATTTTGTACATTCTGCCTGACTCAGGGGGCATCAGAGCAGGGGGCCCCTTGAGCCCTGTGATAGGACCAGAGGAAGATGGACAAGGAGAAAActttcttccaatttttttttcctgtttggaaaAGATATTGGAAATGTGGGCAAGGGGATAAGGACTGGAAAAGATGCGGGAAAAAACAGGAGGGAAAAATCTTTGCTTTGCTAACTACAAAATACTGCCATTTATCACAAGCCTCCAAAAATAtaccccctccccccttttttggTAAGCAAAGTTGTATATTACACAGAATTTCACGTACCATGGTTATAGGTTCCAAATATGGGGCTGAGTTTGCAGCCATCTCTTCAAAGAAGAAGCTTAATATAAATTTCCCATTTTTATCACATGtcatttttgaagtgtagttCCTAAAATTAGCTTGAACCAGCtgatccttttaaaatgtcagaTCATATAACTGTACCAAGGAAAACACGTTTTGAAAGTAAGCCACTTGCCCATCAGTTCTCTAACATGATGTTTTCATAACAATTTCAAGTACCCCGCCTGCAGCAGGCATTGTGTGGGATTCTGAAGAGGCAGAGATAAATCCACGGCTCCCAGTTCTGTAGCAGACACAGGTGTATAAGTGCAGAGAAGTGGGAGGAGACGGGTGATCAGTGCATGTCAGGATGCAGTAAAGGCTCACGGGCTGGCGTATTAAATTCTATCTGAGGCTGTCAGCAAACGTTTGTTTCTAGAGTAAAGTGATACATCCAACTACCCTTCATCTAGAAAGACCCAATGGAGGGGTTGGTGGGTGTcacagacttcccagcctccgtTTCCCCTTTGTAAAATCCCCCATAAGTACGTTGCTTCCTCCTCTTACATGTCTCAGGATGCTGGCTCCTTAGAAGGAGTTTTTCCGCTATGCTTCCCAGGGACCGACCACTACTGGCTTATAAATCTGTCCCCGCACTAGTTCATTCCTTCTCGTCATGTGGTTATGAGCATCATAGACTAGCTCTCTGTCGCTGGTCCAGGGAACTGGGTAGAGGGAGCTTAGTTTACAGGAGGTTCTGTTGAGACCCTTGTAAATTCATTCAAAAGGAAACAATGCATTTATCTCTTCCTACGGTGGGAGCTTACGAGGATTCTCACTCCTTTTCAGGGGCTGGCCCTCTTGGAAAGGAAGACATCCCTGCCCTTGGATGCAGTGAACAGGAAGCTGAGAAGTCTCCCCTGCCAGACCCCCCGGGTCTCGAGGCCTTCCCCCTGCCACCCTCCCCGCCTgtccccgcagccccagcccaccccaggaGAGAGCCGGCTCCTCCAGCAGAGCACCCAAAACTTCCCCGCTCGGTCCCCACTCTGCTTGTCATCGCCCAGAAGATGTCTGAGAAGTCGGCAGGAAATGAGGCGCTTTCACCCACATCCCCCTCCAGGGAGAGCAGGCCCGGGGAATGGAGGACGCTGACTTCCGCAGCCCCTCGGCACGGAGACCACTCCCTGTGGCACAGACACGCGGCCCAGACGGCGCCCAAGATCCACCGCTTCCCGAGCAACATCAGTGTGACCAACAGCGCCGGGAAGGACTTCAATAAGACCATCTCCAAGGCTGCGGTCAACGTGCAGGAGCGCAAAGCCCAGGTCCTGGCCAACATCAATGGGGCCTCTTTCCTCTCCACGGGGGAGATGGAGGACCGGGCCCAGAGGGGCGACCTCGTCGAGCAGAGGAGCATCTCTCCAGAGCAGAGCCAGGCAGGCCCCATCCAGGAAGCCGTCCCCACACGGAGCGGGGCCCACGGCGGCCAGCAGTCCAGAGGCGTGCAGACAGAACAGTCCCTGCCGCTGGCCAACGGCTTCCAGAGCATCCACGAGGTCCTCAAGAGCCAGCCCAGTCCCTTTGTCTCCACGGGGAAGACAGTCACCTTCCGTCCGGACCCGGCTCTCCCCAGCAAACTTGCGCCCCGGCAGCCAGACTGCAGCCAGGATGCGAGGAAGCGGTCGGGCTCGCTTCCCAGGGCTGTGGGGTTCAGACCCCAGGGCATCACTGTTCAGTTCTCGGGCCGGGGCTCCACAGAGGAGGCTCGTCGGGAGGCCCTGCGGAAGCTCGGCCTCCTGAAGGAGAACTTGTGATGGAGAGTGAGCAAGGGGGCAGGGTGGCCAGGTCCGTTGGGCCAACAATGGATGTGCACTTGCGTGCAGTGCAGCCGCAAAGCCCTGACTGCGGGACCGGGTGGAGGGCTGGAGATGCTGTAGCCCGGCTGCCCGGCTCCCTTCCGCATCTGGGCTGGGGCATCCCTCTGTACCGGAGGGTTCCGCACCATAACTTGTCTTCCTTTTCCAAAAGTTCGGAGAATAACCTTGAAAACCTGTCGGTTTCTGTGATTGGTGAATGCCATGGTTCTTAGATCTCCatggggagggggcctgggtcTGACTTTTTTGTTGCTGAGTCTTTAACCTTTTATCCCGAGTGCATGACAGGAACAGCAGTTTAGATCTCTTACACTCGATTCTCTGAAAAAGGGAGCCTCTGCTCCtctccaagaaaaataaagaagaaatgcttGTTCAGTTTTCACAGTgtcttaaaatacttttttggttttttggtttgtgtttGAAGGGTGAAAGATTGTATGTTAGGCTGAGATATGCCTTTGTTTCTTCATATAATTTGGTTTGcccagttgtcttttttttaattgaaaatgtaAACCTTTGGAGTATGATTTACTGTAATTTTGAGTTATGGGAGTGGAATAGAAAAGTTGAGTTTGGAAAAGGAGGTAGTTTTAAGAAAGTAAGTCTCAGACTACAAGGTCTGTGTTACTGGGAGCTACGTGTATGGGCGGGCgtggtgtatatacatgtatatgataTGTGTTCATAGATACATATATGTTATCATACAGATACAGGTGGTGTGATGCACACACATTATTACATGTCTATAAACTTCTTAAAATCCTATTACATAACTACAGGATGCAAGCACTTCTTAGTCTTCTGACGGACATGCCATCTCAGCGTCAAGATGACGACACAGAAATTGTTACTTCCAAATAAGGAAGTCTTTTAAGGACACATTTCCATAACGTTCCGGTGAACCAAAGTGCTTTTTCCTCAACAATGTGTCTTGTTCCCAGTTAAATAGGCCAAAGAAGCTTCCAAAGAAGCAAGGGGAAGTTCCTTTCTTAGTGAGGTACACGTTTAAAGATTTCATTTGTCACCTGATTTTAACCTAATTTTAATTTATCACCTAATTTTAGTTTTGCATGTTCCGAGGTGGTTGGTAAACAGAAGGAGATGAAAGAGCCTTAACGTCCCCCGTGTTCCGTGGGCAGGACCTCAGGATTaagttaaaagggaaaaaaacagcaaatagGTTACACAGCACAAAAGGAACTGGTCTTCTCCCAGACAATGTCCTGCATGCGCAGGTGTAGCCGTGAGCATTATTATCCAAACTATTTCAGGCTGGAGTCCTAAACCCCTAAAACTAGACCTGGGAAGGGCCACGATTGAAAGTCACGCCCTTCTGTTGTGTGTCTCAGGCACTGTCAccgaatctgtttttttttcctgttgagtaTCATTTAAACTCAACCTTCTAAACGTGCTGTGAAGAACAATTTTCATAGTATTCAGTTTGCCTTGTAAGTTCCATAAAATGATTGTAATGTTCTCGTTAGAACAACAGTATTTAGGGTCTTGCCCAGTCCTTGTCCTCCTGAAATAATCTCATAGATTCTTGATGGTCTTAATTTAAATAGGTGCTTTGattttacatttgatttttttattttaaaaatagtttttatttgaTTCCTGTTTATGTTGGATTTGTTTAAAGGATTCCTGGGGGCTGTGAAATTCCTTTTTACAGAGCGAGATGCCATGTTACGGTGTTTAAAAATAGAGGGTCTTGATATGGCTATCGTTTTAAACATCCCTCGTATTTGAGGATTGTTTCCTTCTGCCTTACCCTCTGACTTCATTGTGATTAAGGTGAACTTGACTATATGTTACTATGTTTGTTCCCATAcatgacatttttgaaaaataaatttagagatCTGTTTTAACTGTAaactttgtttttgcattttatgCTTATTCTCAGTTATTTTCTATTAAATGGTATGTCCTTTCCTTctatttattcataatttcttctccctctttattcataattatactgactgttactctggtttcttgtgCCCCAAACCCTAATAATTAAAGCCATATGTTTTGTACAGGGTTCAAATTATAGCTACTAATGAGCTAACCTGGATGCATATGTATCGCCTTAACAAAAACAACTAGTTTTCGAGAGGCATTTGTTTCCTTGCCATAACTACAGGATGGGACATTCTTCAAGAGTTACCTTCAAGGCAATTTTAAGGACCATACTTCAAAGCAAACTTGTGATGAAAAGGAAAGCTGAATCTTGAATACTCAGGGTTTTTTTCAAGTGATGATTGTAAATCAGTCCCCATTTTTCTGAAACTCCTTTGTATTAATacttaaaataaggagaaaaaaaatctcctttgtttttaggcaaaGCAAATGTTCAAATGGCCAGATCAGAGTCTGCAGACGGTGGGTAATGCCTTGAATGTTCCAGGGTAACAGTGTCTGCTCCAGGcctctcctccccatcctcctctgATATTTGCTGAGTGCCCAGACTTATCTTCATAAAATTGGTGGAAATGTTGAGCTTTGCTTTCCTCTCCCCAGGGACATAAGGCTTGTGGGGGAGAAAAGGCAGAGGTGGCGGTGTCCCTCCCATGTCACTGAGTCTCTCAAGACGCCGAGGGCTCAGCCTGAGCTGTGCCACGCTCTCTGCCTGCCTTCCGCCGCACAGGCTGCCTTCCTGACTTGGACAGCGTGCGATTCTTTACTCGAAGTTCCTGATGGGTTAACTCCCAGCGGAGGCTCCCCACCCGAAACGAGCTTTCATGAAGAGCTTCATCGTGCTGATGTCAGGTCCCTTGGGagtgaattttttatttgttaaaaaaaaaaatcagaaacgtCTTCTCTTTACCGAATTCCTACAGAATTCCCTGATTACGAGGAATTTTACCTTGCAGAGGATTTGGTAGTGGTGTTTTTGATGCAGGTGATCTAAGAAATCAGTTCTTCATGTTTATTCAAGCGGAATGAAGGGAGAGAAGTGAgataaacatgaaaataatttaCTCTTATCAAGAAACTTCCTGCAAGGTCTGTCACCAAATCTCTGTGCTCCctgaaggggcagagctggtttcGGGGCTTCCTTCCCAACCTGTGACCG
Encoded proteins:
- the PROSER2 gene encoding proline and serine-rich protein 2 isoform X1, with protein sequence MPVHHQKSDSWEMDPDLSPSCRLRDLSRGSSLESRTSSSRSRSLTLDDESLKYLTHEEKDVLLFFEETIDSLEDNFEDQVLSDGDAQGHSPQPLEESTSGHSEPEDVVDLVQPGSAAEGPESLRDVTEAAGAGPLGKEDIPALGCSEQEAEKSPLPDPPGLEAFPLPPSPPVPAAPAHPRREPAPPAEHPKLPRSVPTLLVIAQKMSEKSAGNEALSPTSPSRESRPGEWRTLTSAAPRHGDHSLWHRHAAQTAPKIHRFPSNISVTNSAGKDFNKTISKAAVNVQERKAQVLANINGASFLSTGEMEDRAQRGDLVEQRSISPEQSQAGPIQEAVPTRSGAHGGQQSRGVQTEQSLPLANGFQSIHEVLKSQPSPFVSTGKTVTFRPDPALPSKLAPRQPDCSQDARKRSGSLPRAVGFRPQGITVQFSGRGSTEEARREALRKLGLLKENL
- the PROSER2 gene encoding proline and serine-rich protein 2 isoform X2; the encoded protein is MGTRWTLLLIFMREWTDLTDTGALSSPPGETYTDDESLKYLTHEEKDVLLFFEETIDSLEDNFEDQVLSDGDAQGHSPQPLEESTSGHSEPEDVVDLVQPGSAAEGPESLRDVTEAAGAGPLGKEDIPALGCSEQEAEKSPLPDPPGLEAFPLPPSPPVPAAPAHPRREPAPPAEHPKLPRSVPTLLVIAQKMSEKSAGNEALSPTSPSRESRPGEWRTLTSAAPRHGDHSLWHRHAAQTAPKIHRFPSNISVTNSAGKDFNKTISKAAVNVQERKAQVLANINGASFLSTGEMEDRAQRGDLVEQRSISPEQSQAGPIQEAVPTRSGAHGGQQSRGVQTEQSLPLANGFQSIHEVLKSQPSPFVSTGKTVTFRPDPALPSKLAPRQPDCSQDARKRSGSLPRAVGFRPQGITVQFSGRGSTEEARREALRKLGLLKENL